The following proteins are co-located in the Pyxidicoccus trucidator genome:
- a CDS encoding rhodanese-like domain-containing protein, translating to MPIPEISPTRLAELLAGPAESRPALLDVRFPDEHAWVALPDSVLIPLPELDERADELEALRGRPVVVYCHHGVRSLDGAAYLLSRGLDAVSLKGGIDLYSRQVDPTLPLY from the coding sequence ATGCCGATTCCCGAAATCTCCCCCACCCGCCTCGCCGAGCTGCTCGCTGGCCCCGCCGAGTCCCGCCCCGCCCTGCTGGACGTGCGCTTCCCGGACGAGCACGCCTGGGTGGCGCTCCCGGACTCGGTGCTCATCCCCCTGCCGGAGTTGGACGAGCGCGCCGACGAGCTGGAGGCCCTGCGAGGCCGGCCCGTGGTCGTCTACTGCCACCACGGCGTGCGCAGCCTGGACGGCGCGGCGTACCTGCTCTCGAGGGGACTGGACGCCGTGTCGCTCAAGGGCGGCATCGACCTGTACTCGCGGCAGGTGGACCCCACCCTGCCCCTCTACTGA